Proteins encoded by one window of Methanobacterium sp. CWC-01:
- a CDS encoding type I restriction-modification system subunit M gives MSEYQRKLETKLWAIADELRGNMDANEFKNYMLGFIFYKYLSEKIEIYLNQELKEDGVTFKEAFEDKDLKEEVEAEALDNLGYFLEPRCLFKNLIDKAKNKEFILNNLQMALNQIENSTAGHESEEDFVNLFEDVDLQSSKLGKSEDDKNKLISKVLLHLADIEFRIEDTEQDILGDAYEYLISQFASSAGKKAGEFYTPQQVSKILAKIVTLSKKNLKNVYDPTCGSGSLLLRVSKEAKIGDFYGQELNQSTYNLARMNMILHDVKFEDFNIEQGDSIENPLHFGMKFDAIVANPPFSAKWSADNKFLDDERFSAYGKLAPKSKADFAFVQHMIYHLDENGTMAIVLPHGVLFRGAAEGVIRKYLVGEKNYLDAVIGLPANVFYGTSIPTVILVFKKCREDDADVFFIDASKHFEKVKNQNRLRGEDVKRIIDTYKDRKDVDKFAHAATLDEIRENDYNLNIPRYVDTFEEEEPVDLNEVVREIRELNKKSAEVDREIKKHCDELGIEAPFNE, from the coding sequence ATGTCTGAGTATCAGAGAAAACTGGAAACCAAACTGTGGGCCATCGCCGATGAGCTACGGGGAAACATGGATGCCAATGAGTTTAAAAACTACATGCTGGGATTCATATTCTACAAATACCTATCAGAGAAGATAGAAATCTACCTCAACCAGGAACTTAAAGAGGACGGAGTCACCTTCAAAGAAGCTTTTGAAGACAAAGACTTAAAAGAAGAAGTGGAAGCCGAAGCCCTGGACAACCTTGGATACTTCCTGGAACCACGCTGTCTATTCAAAAACCTAATAGATAAAGCTAAAAATAAAGAATTCATCTTGAATAATCTTCAGATGGCCTTAAATCAGATTGAAAACTCCACTGCGGGACACGAAAGTGAAGAAGACTTCGTAAACCTCTTCGAAGACGTGGACCTTCAATCCTCCAAACTGGGAAAAAGCGAAGATGACAAAAACAAGCTTATTTCCAAAGTTCTACTTCATCTGGCTGATATTGAATTCCGGATAGAGGACACGGAGCAGGACATACTGGGAGACGCCTACGAATACCTGATATCCCAGTTTGCTTCCTCAGCTGGTAAAAAAGCCGGTGAATTTTACACTCCCCAACAGGTGTCTAAGATACTGGCCAAAATCGTGACTTTGAGTAAGAAGAATCTTAAAAACGTCTACGACCCCACCTGCGGCTCCGGATCCCTACTATTACGTGTTTCTAAAGAGGCTAAGATTGGTGATTTCTATGGACAGGAGCTGAACCAGTCCACCTACAACCTGGCCCGGATGAACATGATCCTCCATGATGTTAAGTTTGAGGACTTCAACATCGAACAGGGCGATTCAATTGAGAATCCATTACACTTTGGGATGAAATTCGACGCCATCGTAGCCAATCCACCATTTTCTGCTAAATGGTCCGCTGATAACAAATTCCTGGACGATGAAAGGTTCAGCGCCTATGGCAAATTAGCCCCTAAGTCTAAGGCGGACTTTGCCTTTGTCCAGCACATGATCTATCACCTGGATGAAAACGGTACCATGGCCATAGTCCTACCCCACGGAGTGCTGTTTAGGGGTGCTGCTGAAGGGGTTATCAGGAAGTATTTGGTGGGGGAGAAGAACTATTTAGATGCTGTGATTGGATTACCGGCTAATGTATTTTACGGGACTTCCATTCCCACGGTGATACTGGTATTCAAGAAGTGCAGAGAAGATGATGCAGATGTGTTCTTTATTGACGCCTCTAAACACTTTGAAAAGGTAAAAAACCAGAATCGTTTGAGAGGTGAAGACGTTAAACGAATCATAGACACTTACAAAGACAGGAAGGATGTAGATAAATTTGCACATGCTGCCACCTTGGATGAAATTCGAGAGAACGATTACAACTTAAATATCCCCCGTTATGTGGACACATTCGAGGAAGAAGAGCCTGTTGATCTTAATGAAGTTGTAAGAGAGATTAGGGAACTAAATAAAAAATCTGCTGAAGTTGATAGGGAGATTAAAAAGCATTGTGATGAGTTGGGTATTGAAGCTCCTTTCAATGAATAA
- a CDS encoding restriction endonuclease subunit S encodes MKDLDNKKYKESTLEFITEEGLNNSSSKLIPTESLIISTRMGLGRGFINKKPISINQDLKGLIPTKIIKIEFLYYWYVQKSDYIETLGKGSTVKGLRLEELHALNFLFPSISEQRKIASFLSKVDSKIDLLEKKLELWETYKKGIMQQIFSQKLRFKDENGEDYPDWEDKKLGDFGNFKNGVNKYKEDFGNGFPFVNLMDVFGKNSISKNNFDLVNVTKKELKEFDLIRGDVIFIRSSVKPSGVGLTAVIVENLPNTVYSGFLIRFREKKQVFDLNFKKYCFYSTKFRNSLIRKSSTSANTNINQESLKTLVVEVPSLMEQGKIASFLSSIDIKIEKLEEEIEVNIKFKKNLFQQMFC; translated from the coding sequence GTGAAAGATTTGGATAATAAAAAATACAAAGAATCAACCTTAGAGTTCATAACTGAAGAAGGACTGAATAACAGCAGTTCTAAGTTAATTCCGACCGAAAGTTTGATAATTTCTACTAGAATGGGGTTAGGCAGAGGTTTTATAAATAAAAAACCTATTTCAATTAATCAAGACCTTAAAGGATTAATTCCTACCAAAATAATTAAAATTGAGTTTCTGTACTATTGGTATGTGCAGAAAAGTGATTATATTGAGACATTAGGTAAAGGTTCAACTGTTAAGGGATTAAGATTAGAAGAACTACATGCTTTGAATTTTTTATTTCCTTCTATCTCTGAGCAACGAAAAATAGCTTCTTTCCTATCAAAAGTAGACAGTAAAATAGACTTATTAGAGAAAAAACTGGAGCTTTGGGAAACTTATAAAAAAGGGATTATGCAGCAGATTTTCAGTCAGAAATTAAGGTTTAAAGATGAAAATGGGGAAGATTATCCTGACTGGGAAGATAAAAAATTAGGGGATTTTGGAAATTTTAAGAATGGTGTTAATAAATATAAAGAAGATTTTGGAAATGGTTTCCCTTTTGTTAACTTGATGGATGTATTTGGGAAGAACTCTATTTCAAAAAACAATTTCGATCTTGTTAATGTTACAAAAAAAGAATTGAAAGAATTTGATTTAATTAGGGGAGATGTAATTTTTATTAGATCTTCAGTTAAGCCATCTGGTGTAGGATTAACCGCAGTAATTGTAGAAAATTTACCAAATACTGTATATAGTGGATTTCTAATAAGATTTAGAGAAAAAAAACAAGTTTTTGATCTTAATTTTAAAAAATATTGCTTTTATTCGACAAAGTTTAGGAATTCATTAATTAGAAAAAGCTCTACAAGTGCAAATACGAACATAAATCAAGAAAGTCTAAAAACATTAGTCGTGGAAGTACCATCACTTATGGAACAAGGAAAAATAGCTTCTTTCCTCTCATCTATTGACATTAAGATAGAAAAGTTAGAAGAAGAAATAGAAGTCAATATTAAATTTAAAAAAAACCTATTTCAACAGATGTTTTGCTAA
- a CDS encoding tetratricopeptide repeat protein, with product MIKKIKIGDKIGENFQVIDIFGGGDESSMGIVYVCLELEYNFLIALKTFQDRFISSEEDIKNFNQEALAWIHLEKHPNIITASHFDIIDERPFIVMELILPDYKGRNTLKHYIENEIEESQILDWGIQFCCGMEYALSQGVSPHRDIKPANIMIRGDKLLKITDFGFAKLWDKKGLISINTSTIDLEPHLSILKSSSGNTIAGTPEYMAPEAFLGNADLRSDIFSFGIVLYQMLKKGNLPFQPKDDEDWSSAHLKSKIPHVDSEIYPLIKKCLEKTPYNRYKDFKSLRQDLERLYIEETGCKPYSPERFELKADERSNKGYSLEQLGFVDEAIEEYRKATNSDKNSFMAHMNLGRSLMRIDRSDEAIGSLKKAVDLNPNNARAHYNLGNALFNNKQLNEAAFEYEKSLRIDPSYKEVHNNYGNLLKEIGKVELAINHFEKALKCDPDFFEAKCNLGFLLASEGNFSEAIELYEDAEKIESTNPLLYTRWGIILSINGDDNGAIYKYIKAITLEPEYADAHISLGISFAKKGKLDNAIYEYKRAIEIEPKNYYVHYRMGVALSNLGKYSESIEFYNKTIQINPNYASAWNDKGVSLGIVGKTNEALKCYNNAIDIDPNYAMAWLNKGSYLCTHNKVEEGLECFNKAVEIASDFAEVWLHKGKAMGSLAETDEERYEAIKSIDKSLEIKPNLSKAYYEKGMLLGILKKEEEALKCFDAAIEINPNSFDAWLSKGLLLELGGNSEEAMKCLKELVRINPAFFKIPELK from the coding sequence ATGATTAAAAAAATAAAAATAGGAGATAAAATTGGCGAGAATTTCCAAGTCATAGACATTTTTGGAGGTGGCGATGAAAGCTCAATGGGGATTGTTTATGTATGTTTGGAACTTGAATATAACTTCTTAATCGCTCTTAAAACATTTCAAGACAGGTTTATAAGCTCGGAAGAGGATATTAAGAATTTTAATCAGGAAGCTTTAGCATGGATTCATCTTGAAAAACATCCCAATATAATAACTGCTTCTCATTTTGACATAATTGATGAAAGACCTTTTATAGTCATGGAGCTCATTCTACCGGATTATAAAGGAAGAAATACTCTTAAACATTATATTGAAAACGAAATTGAAGAATCACAAATATTGGATTGGGGAATCCAATTTTGTTGTGGGATGGAATATGCTTTATCTCAGGGTGTTTCGCCACACAGAGATATAAAACCTGCCAATATAATGATAAGGGGAGATAAACTGCTTAAAATTACTGATTTTGGATTTGCTAAACTATGGGATAAAAAAGGATTAATTTCAATCAATACCTCAACCATAGATTTAGAACCTCATTTGTCTATTTTAAAAAGCTCATCAGGAAATACAATAGCAGGTACTCCAGAGTATATGGCACCAGAAGCCTTTTTAGGAAATGCAGATCTCAGGAGTGATATATTTAGCTTTGGAATAGTACTTTATCAGATGTTAAAAAAAGGAAATCTTCCTTTTCAACCAAAAGATGATGAAGATTGGAGTTCTGCACATTTAAAGTCTAAAATACCTCATGTTGATTCAGAAATATACCCGTTAATCAAAAAATGTCTGGAAAAAACCCCATATAATAGATATAAGGATTTTAAATCGTTAAGACAGGATCTAGAGAGATTATATATCGAAGAAACTGGCTGTAAACCATATTCACCAGAAAGATTTGAATTAAAAGCAGATGAACGTTCAAACAAGGGTTATAGTTTAGAACAACTTGGTTTTGTTGATGAAGCTATTGAAGAATATAGAAAAGCTACTAATTCGGATAAAAATTCTTTCATGGCTCATATGAACTTAGGAAGAAGTTTAATGAGGATTGATAGATCAGACGAAGCAATTGGGTCGTTAAAAAAAGCAGTTGATTTAAATCCAAATAATGCTCGAGCTCATTATAATTTAGGAAATGCCTTATTTAACAATAAACAACTCAATGAAGCTGCTTTTGAATATGAAAAATCATTAAGAATCGATCCATCATATAAAGAAGTTCATAACAATTATGGTAACTTATTAAAAGAAATTGGGAAGGTAGAATTAGCTATTAATCACTTTGAAAAAGCTCTAAAATGTGATCCCGATTTTTTCGAAGCTAAATGTAATTTAGGATTCCTTTTGGCTTCTGAAGGAAATTTCAGTGAAGCAATTGAATTATATGAAGATGCTGAAAAGATTGAATCCACAAATCCATTACTATACACCCGTTGGGGAATAATTCTTAGTATTAACGGAGATGATAACGGCGCTATTTACAAATATATTAAGGCGATTACATTAGAACCGGAATATGCTGATGCACATATCAGTCTTGGAATATCTTTTGCAAAAAAGGGCAAATTAGACAACGCTATTTATGAATATAAAAGAGCTATAGAAATAGAACCTAAAAATTACTATGTTCATTATAGGATGGGAGTAGCTCTTTCTAATCTTGGAAAGTATTCTGAATCTATAGAATTTTATAATAAAACTATACAAATCAATCCAAATTATGCCAGTGCTTGGAATGATAAAGGAGTATCTCTTGGTATTGTTGGGAAAACTAATGAAGCGTTAAAATGCTACAATAATGCTATTGATATTGACCCAAATTATGCTATGGCTTGGTTAAACAAAGGATCTTATCTCTGCACCCATAATAAAGTCGAAGAGGGATTAGAATGTTTCAATAAAGCCGTGGAAATTGCATCAGATTTTGCTGAAGTATGGCTTCATAAAGGTAAAGCCATGGGAAGTCTTGCAGAAACTGATGAAGAGAGATATGAAGCAATTAAATCTATTGATAAATCATTAGAAATAAAACCTAATTTATCGAAGGCATATTATGAGAAAGGTATGTTATTAGGCATATTAAAAAAAGAAGAAGAAGCTTTGAAATGTTTTGATGCGGCTATAGAGATTAATCCTAATTCATTTGATGCATGGTTATCCAAAGGACTTTTATTAGAGCTTGGAGGAAATTCTGAAGAAGCAATGAAATGTCTTAAGGAATTGGTGAGAATAAATCCTGCCTTTTTTAAGATTCCTGAATTGAAATAA
- a CDS encoding restriction endonuclease subunit S — protein MIINLPKLRFPEFKREWEEIKLGEVSEKISDGIHATPKYKDGNDYFFVNGNNLVNKKIVFNENTKSVPKEEFEKYKKNLGEQTILISINGTIGNLAYYNYEKVILGKSAAYINLKSDIFKEFIYNYLQTHKIHNFFNGELTGTTIKNLSLATLKNTPLFLPDLKEQEKIASFLSKVDEKIDLLEKNQELWETYKKGMMQQIFSQKLRFKDENGEDYPDWEEKRLGEVAHFLDGRRIPLKSSDRAKRRGPYPYYGASGIIDYIDDYIFDEELVLLAEDGANIITRSSRLAFLAKGKYWVNNHAHVIKGLPEINQYFLCEQLERVNYAKYNTGTAQPKLNNKVCLKIPIKIPKIEEQEKIASILSKIDEKIEQLDKELEINREFKKGLLQQMFC, from the coding sequence ATGATAATAAATCTGCCTAAATTAAGATTTCCGGAGTTTAAAAGGGAATGGGAAGAAATAAAGTTAGGGGAGGTCAGTGAAAAAATAAGTGATGGAATTCATGCCACTCCAAAATACAAGGACGGAAATGATTATTTCTTCGTAAATGGGAATAATTTGGTGAATAAAAAAATTGTATTTAATGAAAATACTAAATCTGTTCCAAAAGAAGAATTTGAGAAATATAAGAAAAATTTAGGTGAACAGACCATTTTAATATCAATAAATGGAACAATTGGTAATTTAGCATATTATAACTACGAAAAAGTGATTTTAGGAAAAAGTGCAGCTTATATCAATTTAAAATCTGATATATTTAAGGAATTTATTTATAATTATCTTCAAACACATAAAATTCACAATTTTTTCAACGGAGAATTGACTGGCACTACAATTAAAAATCTCTCTCTTGCTACTTTGAAAAACACTCCATTATTTTTACCTGATTTAAAAGAACAGGAAAAAATAGCTTCTTTCCTTTCAAAAGTTGATGAAAAAATAGACTTATTAGAGAAAAACCAGGAGCTTTGGGAAACTTATAAAAAAGGGATGATGCAGCAGATTTTCAGCCAGAAATTAAGGTTTAAAGATGAAAATGGGGAAGACTATCCTGATTGGGAAGAGAAGAGATTAGGCGAGGTGGCTCATTTTTTAGATGGTAGAAGAATACCATTAAAGAGCAGTGATAGGGCAAAAAGAAGAGGTCCTTACCCTTATTACGGTGCTTCTGGAATAATAGATTACATTGATGACTATATTTTTGATGAGGAACTGGTTTTATTGGCTGAAGATGGTGCAAATATTATAACTCGAAGTTCAAGATTGGCTTTTTTAGCAAAGGGGAAATATTGGGTGAATAACCATGCACATGTTATCAAAGGATTACCTGAGATAAATCAGTACTTTTTGTGCGAGCAATTAGAAAGAGTAAATTATGCCAAATACAACACCGGAACAGCTCAACCAAAATTAAATAATAAGGTATGCCTAAAAATACCAATAAAAATACCTAAAATCGAGGAGCAGGAGAAAATAGCTTCTATCCTATCAAAGATAGATGAAAAAATAGAACAGCTGGACAAAGAACTGGAAATCAATAGAGAATTCAAAAAAGGGTTATTGCAGCAGATGTTTTGTTAG